A genomic region of Barnesiella viscericola DSM 18177 contains the following coding sequences:
- a CDS encoding hydrogenase small subunit, whose translation MMEKEKTFYQELKAKGYTRRQFLKFCGIMGAMLGLQQSGLAQVVNALQSKPRKPVLWFHFQECTCCSESFLRSSHPLVGQILLEMISLDYSDTLMAASGFQAEEVRERSMKANWGKYIMIVEGSIPLGNPGYCTIAGQSARQIFDEAARGASAIIAWGNCASSGCVQGAYPNPTDAKPVHKVISGKPVINVQGCPPIADVMAGVITYILTFDRLPELDAMGRPVTFYGRRIHDTCYRRPAFDAGLFVEAFDDENAKKGYCLYKMGCKGPNTFNSCAVIKWNEGVSYPIQSGHGCIGCAEPGFWDAEPLYHHLPDVRGFGIEATADQIGLGLTAVAAAGVAAHAIVTNIQKRKLIKNQLDNDEPNREAFAADERHIEQQEKRLDHKAHQLEQEKD comes from the coding sequence ATCATGGAAAAAGAAAAGACATTCTACCAGGAATTGAAAGCGAAAGGATACACCCGCCGCCAGTTTCTCAAATTCTGCGGCATCATGGGAGCCATGCTGGGGCTCCAACAGAGCGGCCTGGCCCAGGTGGTCAACGCCCTGCAATCCAAGCCCCGCAAACCGGTACTGTGGTTTCACTTTCAGGAATGTACCTGTTGCAGCGAGTCGTTCCTGCGGTCGTCGCACCCGCTCGTGGGGCAGATTCTGCTCGAAATGATTTCGCTCGACTACTCCGACACGCTCATGGCAGCCAGCGGATTCCAGGCCGAAGAGGTTCGCGAGCGCTCCATGAAAGCCAACTGGGGCAAGTATATCATGATTGTCGAAGGCTCCATTCCCCTGGGCAACCCGGGCTACTGCACCATCGCCGGACAGTCGGCCCGACAGATATTCGACGAAGCGGCCCGGGGAGCGAGCGCCATCATCGCCTGGGGCAACTGCGCCTCGTCGGGGTGCGTGCAGGGAGCCTATCCCAACCCCACCGATGCGAAACCCGTGCATAAAGTCATCTCGGGCAAACCGGTCATCAACGTGCAGGGCTGTCCGCCCATCGCCGACGTCATGGCCGGAGTCATTACCTACATACTCACCTTCGACCGTCTGCCCGAACTCGACGCCATGGGCCGACCCGTTACCTTCTACGGCCGCCGCATTCACGACACCTGCTACCGCCGGCCGGCCTTCGATGCCGGACTCTTTGTCGAGGCCTTCGACGACGAGAACGCCAAGAAGGGGTATTGTCTCTACAAGATGGGCTGCAAGGGTCCCAACACCTTCAATTCGTGTGCCGTCATCAAGTGGAACGAGGGGGTGAGCTACCCCATACAGTCGGGCCACGGCTGCATAGGCTGTGCCGAACCCGGTTTCTGGGACGCCGAACCCCTGTATCACCACCTGCCCGACGTACGCGGATTCGGCATCGAGGCTACCGCCGACCAGATAGGTCTGGGACTCACCGCCGTGGCTGCGGCGGGAGTGGCCGCCCACGCCATCGTGACCAATATCCAGAAACGCAAGCTCATCAAGAACCAGCTCGACAACGACGAGCCCAACCGCGAAGCCTTTGCCGCCGACGAGCGGCACATCGAGCAACAGGAGAAGCGGCTCGACCACAAGGCGCATCAGTTGGAACAAGAGAAAGACTAA
- the hypE gene encoding hydrogenase expression/formation protein HypE codes for MNIPDCPLPTQPTDCITLAHGGGGRMTNRLIESIFYPAFANQWLEQAHDGATLPMPHSRLAFTTDSFVVSPLFFPGGNIGDLAVNGTVNDLLCCGATPLYLSAAFILEEGLPLDTLRQVVQAMREAATRAGVSIVTGDTKVVEHGKCDGLYINTSGIGLVPGNIEIGLHRVQKGDAVIVTGPIGNHGVSILSTREGLNFETTIESDTAALTHIVSNLLAGVPDVHMLRDPTRGGLSSTLNEIAEGAGVTITLDEQSLPIEPPVRAACDLLGLDPLYVANEGILLIFLPDEHAEQALHIIRNDPHGKGARLIGHVTDDRRPEVLLELALGQTRVLDMLSGEQLPRIC; via the coding sequence ATGAACATACCCGATTGTCCGCTGCCCACGCAGCCTACCGACTGCATCACCCTCGCCCACGGCGGGGGCGGACGCATGACCAACCGCCTCATCGAAAGCATCTTCTACCCGGCCTTTGCCAACCAATGGCTCGAACAGGCTCACGACGGGGCCACCCTGCCGATGCCCCATTCGCGCCTCGCCTTCACAACCGACTCGTTTGTGGTTTCTCCACTCTTCTTCCCCGGCGGCAACATCGGCGACCTGGCCGTGAACGGTACCGTGAACGACCTGCTGTGCTGCGGGGCGACACCGCTCTACCTCTCGGCCGCCTTCATTCTGGAAGAGGGGCTCCCCCTCGACACCCTGCGGCAAGTGGTGCAGGCCATGCGCGAGGCTGCCACACGGGCAGGCGTATCGATTGTGACCGGCGACACCAAAGTGGTGGAACACGGCAAATGCGACGGGCTCTACATCAACACCTCGGGTATCGGACTCGTACCCGGCAACATCGAGATAGGTCTGCACCGGGTACAGAAGGGCGACGCCGTAATCGTGACCGGCCCGATAGGCAATCACGGAGTGTCGATACTCTCCACTCGCGAGGGGCTGAACTTCGAGACAACCATCGAGAGCGACACCGCCGCCCTGACCCACATCGTATCGAACCTGCTGGCCGGTGTCCCCGACGTACACATGCTGCGCGACCCCACCCGGGGCGGCCTGTCGAGTACGCTCAACGAAATTGCCGAGGGGGCCGGCGTCACCATCACCCTCGACGAACAGTCACTCCCCATCGAGCCGCCGGTGCGTGCCGCCTGCGACCTGCTGGGGCTCGACCCGCTCTACGTAGCCAACGAGGGTATCCTGCTCATCTTCCTGCCCGACGAACATGCCGAACAGGCCCTGCACATCATTCGCAACGACCCGCACGGGAAGGGGGCCCGCCTCATCGGCCACGTGACCGACGACCGCCGCCCCGAGGTGCTTCTGGAACTGGCCCTGGGACAGACCCGCGTGCTCGATATGCTGAGCGGCGAACAGCTGCCTCGCATTTGTTGA
- the hypD gene encoding hydrogenase formation protein HypD, whose product MWYDQPFRETRHLTALLRAIRQEAARPIRIMEVCGGQTYALSRYRIEELLPDTVQMIHGPGCPVCVTPAETVDQALAIARLPGTTLCSFGDMIRVPGSGGKSLQHLRTEGYDIRIVYSPLDALDIARENRNRQVVFFAIGFETTTPLYTLLLSQAVAERLGNLSLLTSLFTLPAAIRFLTRDPECHTDALLAAGHVCSITGIDEYRKLARQTRRPIAVTGFEPADLLYGIYRVIQLHTRGEARVVNAYARAVPPQGNEKARRETSRFFTPCDARWRGLGTIPGSGLKLRPAYEQYEARNRFHCTVSLPNGTNPCRAGEIMKGKISPRECPLFGRRCTPDSPMGPSMVSAEGACAAFYRYRTT is encoded by the coding sequence ATGTGGTATGACCAACCTTTCCGGGAGACCCGCCACCTTACGGCCTTGCTCCGGGCAATCCGGCAGGAGGCCGCGCGCCCCATACGCATCATGGAGGTATGCGGCGGTCAGACCTACGCTCTGTCGCGCTACCGCATCGAAGAGCTGCTGCCCGACACCGTGCAGATGATTCACGGCCCGGGTTGCCCCGTGTGCGTCACCCCCGCCGAGACTGTCGACCAGGCTCTCGCGATAGCCCGCCTGCCCGGCACGACCCTCTGCTCGTTCGGCGACATGATACGGGTACCAGGCAGCGGAGGGAAGAGCCTGCAACATCTGCGCACCGAGGGGTATGACATTCGCATCGTCTATTCGCCGCTCGACGCGCTGGACATAGCCCGGGAGAACCGGAACCGGCAGGTGGTCTTCTTCGCCATCGGCTTCGAGACCACCACCCCGCTCTACACCCTGCTGCTAAGCCAGGCCGTGGCCGAGCGTCTGGGAAATCTCTCCCTGCTCACCTCGCTCTTCACCTTGCCGGCCGCTATCCGGTTCCTTACCCGCGATCCCGAATGCCACACCGATGCGCTGCTCGCCGCCGGACACGTCTGCTCGATTACCGGCATCGACGAATACCGAAAACTGGCCCGGCAGACCCGGCGGCCCATCGCCGTCACGGGGTTCGAGCCGGCCGACCTGCTCTATGGCATCTACCGCGTGATACAGCTCCACACCCGGGGAGAAGCGCGGGTCGTCAACGCTTACGCCCGGGCCGTCCCCCCGCAGGGCAACGAAAAGGCCCGCCGCGAAACGTCCCGATTCTTCACTCCCTGCGACGCCCGTTGGCGGGGGCTGGGCACCATTCCCGGCAGCGGGTTGAAACTGCGTCCAGCCTATGAACAATATGAAGCCCGAAACCGTTTTCACTGCACGGTAAGCCTCCCCAACGGCACCAATCCCTGCCGGGCCGGAGAGATTATGAAGGGGAAGATTTCGCCCCGCGAATGCCCCCTCTTCGGCCGCCGCTGCACCCCCGACTCCCCGATGGGACCCTCGATGGTCTCGGCCGAAGGGGCTTGCGCCGCTTTCTACCGTTATCGAACGACTTAA
- a CDS encoding HypC/HybG/HupF family hydrogenase formation chaperone — protein sequence MCLAIPGKIIAIDDSTPLRMATVDFGGVYKSICIQYVDASTGDFILAHAGMAIARLDREEAEATLADFDRLAHYLTPDDHVV from the coding sequence ATGTGCCTGGCTATTCCCGGAAAAATCATCGCCATCGACGACTCGACGCCCCTGCGTATGGCGACCGTCGACTTCGGCGGCGTGTACAAATCCATCTGCATTCAGTACGTCGACGCTTCTACCGGCGACTTTATTCTGGCCCATGCCGGTATGGCCATCGCCCGACTCGACCGGGAGGAGGCCGAAGCGACGCTGGCCGATTTCGACCGGCTGGCTCACTACCTAACCCCCGACGACCATGTGGTATGA